One genomic window of Paenisporosarcina antarctica includes the following:
- a CDS encoding YfbR-like 5'-deoxynucleotidase → MGIHRFFTSMNDLERIIRCPGKFKFEEHNVAAHSWKVSQYAMFFATIEENSGEVVNWKSLYEKTINHDFAEVFIGDIKTPVKHASPELKQMISHVEEKMMEKFILEEIPVEFQPVFFERMKEGKDATIEGRLLEFADKLDQFYESFAELKRGNTDPEFVYMYQEALTKLLKLPLKASVSYFRDVMLEDVKREKTALDVKAFTQKVLTAKTP, encoded by the coding sequence ATGGGTATTCATAGATTTTTTACGAGCATGAATGACTTGGAACGAATTATTCGTTGTCCCGGTAAATTTAAGTTTGAAGAACATAATGTAGCAGCACATAGTTGGAAAGTATCCCAATATGCCATGTTTTTCGCGACTATTGAAGAAAATAGTGGTGAAGTCGTTAATTGGAAATCTTTATATGAAAAGACAATAAACCATGATTTCGCGGAAGTATTTATTGGAGATATTAAAACCCCAGTCAAACATGCATCTCCAGAACTTAAACAAATGATTTCACATGTTGAAGAAAAAATGATGGAGAAATTTATTTTAGAAGAGATTCCTGTTGAATTTCAACCCGTTTTCTTTGAACGAATGAAAGAAGGTAAAGATGCTACTATTGAAGGTCGTTTGCTCGAATTTGCAGATAAACTAGATCAATTTTACGAATCATTTGCTGAGTTAAAAAGAGGCAATACTGACCCCGAGTTCGTATACATGTATCAAGAGGCATTGACGAAGTTGCTAAAATTGCCATTGAAGGCAAGTGTGTCATATTTTCGCGATGTCATGTTAGAGGATGTTAAACGTGAAAAAACTGCACTCGATGTAAAGGCGTTTACACAAAAAGTACTAACCGCTAAAACCCCATAG
- a CDS encoding DUF2177 family protein, which yields MGKNVRIYVITLLVFFLVDIVWLAFISTNLYEEHIGFLLKEDVNWLAAGIFYLLYIAGLIFFVILPALEKNSWTYALFAGGFFGLITYATYDLTNLATLKDWPIFITFVDLLWGTFLNAATAIITFYIVSKINKKH from the coding sequence TTGGGGAAAAACGTAAGAATTTATGTTATTACATTATTAGTCTTTTTCTTAGTCGACATCGTCTGGCTCGCATTTATTTCAACTAACTTATACGAAGAACACATTGGTTTTTTATTAAAAGAGGACGTCAACTGGCTAGCTGCGGGGATTTTCTATTTGTTGTACATTGCAGGATTAATCTTTTTCGTCATTCTCCCTGCTCTAGAAAAAAACAGTTGGACTTACGCACTGTTCGCAGGTGGTTTTTTCGGATTAATTACATATGCAACTTACGATTTAACAAACCTTGCTACGTTAAAAGATTGGCCTATTTTCATCACGTTTGTGGACTTACTGTGGGGAACTTTTTTAAATGCCGCCACCGCTATCATTACGTTCTATATTGTCAGTAAAATTAATAAAAAACATTAA
- a CDS encoding HNH endonuclease domain-containing protein, giving the protein MEVSFDQLAESFAKLYWNLVIRNGYSQGHRAQIEKEVKKFQVEWQIPSGVSFDSLKDRHQLKLIKRIESKVIRKYVVRALFANTEGQLTITPGAYEFLLKYQTNIFKLNNYELAKFLQKKNPHLPQGILLEEIEDITQRESLQQFQQMIVTSSGSTCFYTDRPLQVAKRSISVDHFVPWSFVHSDELWNFVLTSSSLNSIQAKVANYLQSAI; this is encoded by the coding sequence TTGGAAGTAAGTTTTGATCAGTTAGCTGAATCTTTTGCAAAACTTTATTGGAATTTAGTCATTCGTAATGGGTATTCACAAGGACATCGGGCTCAAATTGAAAAAGAGGTAAAGAAATTTCAAGTTGAATGGCAAATTCCAAGTGGAGTATCATTTGATTCACTTAAAGACAGACATCAGCTTAAATTGATTAAACGAATTGAAAGTAAAGTAATTAGAAAGTATGTAGTGCGTGCGTTGTTTGCGAATACAGAAGGACAACTCACAATCACGCCAGGAGCCTATGAGTTTTTATTGAAGTATCAAACGAATATTTTCAAGTTAAACAACTATGAGCTCGCAAAGTTTTTGCAAAAGAAGAATCCACATTTACCACAGGGGATTTTACTTGAGGAAATAGAAGACATAACTCAGCGTGAATCTCTGCAGCAATTCCAACAAATGATTGTGACGTCCTCTGGAAGTACATGCTTTTATACGGATCGACCATTACAAGTCGCAAAGCGTTCGATTTCTGTAGATCATTTTGTACCTTGGAGCTTTGTTCATAGTGATGAATTGTGGAATTTCGTCCTCACGTCTTCATCTCTTAATTCAATTCAAGCAAAGGTAGCAAATTACCTGCAGAGCGCTATTTAA
- a CDS encoding GNAT family N-acetyltransferase, whose protein sequence is MNFTPFPTIETKNLLLRKMSQLDLIDLFEMRKDSTMHEYTDTLVEENIDETKAYIEKMRIGVDDNKWIIWVIEHRQSTKVIGTICIWNLNEEEKSGELGYGLIPRFQGQGLMREALVHAVDYGFNVMKLNFLDAYTEENNGKSIKLLETCEFAEISRVDEDGYSKSRTFRMVVYRLMA, encoded by the coding sequence ATGAATTTCACTCCATTTCCGACTATTGAGACAAAGAATTTGTTGCTAAGAAAAATGAGTCAACTTGATTTGATTGACTTGTTTGAAATGAGAAAAGATTCTACCATGCATGAATATACAGATACACTAGTAGAGGAAAATATAGACGAAACAAAAGCCTATATTGAAAAGATGAGAATAGGTGTGGATGATAATAAATGGATTATATGGGTAATTGAACATAGACAATCCACTAAAGTGATTGGAACTATTTGTATCTGGAATCTAAACGAGGAAGAGAAAAGTGGAGAATTAGGGTATGGACTTATCCCTAGATTTCAAGGTCAAGGACTAATGAGAGAAGCGTTAGTACATGCTGTTGATTATGGTTTTAATGTCATGAAGTTAAACTTTCTTGATGCATATACTGAAGAGAACAATGGTAAATCAATTAAACTTTTGGAAACATGTGAATTTGCTGAGATTAGTAGAGTGGATGAAGACGGATACTCTAAAAGTCGGACATTTCGAATGGTTGTTTATCGATTAATGGCTTAA
- a CDS encoding GGDEF domain-containing protein, producing MDYLKYTGRFYAVGIVVLFNILRYYYYHQYLGITSDTNFFIFAPFFIIVPWWAGKQYDKAKFYSEIDPLTNTYNRRIVEKQFQLLARKVKRMNGKIGIVMIDINDFKVFNDTFGHHTGDELLIEFASLLKRYTSKDDLVARWGGDEFVVVIPNIDVNFTSKYVEGLHQEFKKIRISESTSIKASVGFAIYPDNGETFETLINSADLEMYTSKKFAKLTQKVDVRKDFKHSI from the coding sequence GTGGATTACTTGAAATATACCGGTAGATTTTATGCAGTTGGAATTGTGGTCTTATTTAACATCCTTAGATATTATTATTACCATCAATATTTAGGAATAACTAGTGACACAAATTTTTTTATATTTGCACCCTTTTTTATTATCGTTCCTTGGTGGGCTGGAAAGCAATATGATAAAGCAAAATTTTATTCTGAGATTGATCCTTTAACGAATACATATAATAGAAGGATCGTTGAAAAACAATTTCAATTGCTAGCACGTAAAGTAAAGAGGATGAATGGTAAAATTGGTATCGTGATGATTGATATTAACGACTTTAAAGTATTTAACGATACATTTGGACATCACACAGGCGATGAACTACTTATTGAATTTGCCTCTCTCCTAAAACGCTATACTTCCAAGGATGACTTGGTAGCACGTTGGGGTGGAGATGAATTCGTTGTGGTAATTCCTAATATTGATGTCAATTTTACATCTAAATATGTTGAAGGTCTACATCAAGAGTTTAAAAAAATACGAATTTCTGAATCTACATCAATTAAAGCATCTGTTGGCTTTGCTATTTACCCTGATAATGGAGAGACATTTGAAACATTAATCAACTCCGCAGATTTGGAAATGTATACTTCTAAGAAATTTGCAAAGTTGACACAAAAAGTTGATGTACGTAAAGATTTCAAACATTCCATATAA
- a CDS encoding DUF2935 domain-containing protein, producing MTKTIVNESLIELHFWLQILGDHSRFIHDSLAPSEEKYINGANSFTKRFDKLLHNSKQVLDEKSLVSLLEKSKTLSEEIRAFKLDLIKEHLVGKIKISLPPSFINHMVNEVEEAIRIFSFLEKGQTPPVVHSLHHDLLWLLDAAGHAGAIDANLDQAEKQLKYKGRKFTKDWEEFYLKAVELAGYLRTNIIEFPALAKFHNDIQIEMIIFKTFLRELEEMELKKETLGTLAPLMADHMAREECYYLKKLAETTSLSPPTCDPTKPRTEV from the coding sequence TTGACCAAAACCATTGTCAATGAGTCATTAATCGAGCTTCACTTTTGGCTTCAAATATTAGGAGATCATAGTAGGTTCATACATGATTCTTTGGCACCAAGTGAAGAAAAATATATAAATGGAGCGAATTCTTTTACAAAACGTTTTGATAAGTTACTTCACAATTCAAAGCAAGTATTGGATGAAAAATCCCTAGTATCACTTCTTGAGAAATCAAAGACCTTAAGCGAAGAAATTCGTGCTTTCAAATTGGACTTGATCAAAGAGCATTTGGTTGGGAAAATAAAGATTTCACTTCCTCCATCTTTTATAAATCATATGGTCAATGAAGTAGAAGAAGCCATTCGTATATTCTCTTTTTTAGAAAAAGGACAGACGCCGCCCGTTGTTCATTCCTTGCATCACGACTTGTTATGGTTGTTAGACGCAGCTGGCCATGCCGGTGCAATTGACGCCAATCTTGATCAGGCTGAAAAACAGTTGAAGTATAAAGGAAGAAAGTTCACAAAAGATTGGGAAGAGTTCTATTTAAAAGCGGTGGAGCTAGCTGGGTATTTACGAACAAACATAATTGAATTCCCTGCATTGGCTAAATTCCACAATGATATTCAAATAGAGATGATAATATTTAAGACTTTTTTACGTGAGTTAGAAGAGATGGAGTTAAAGAAGGAAACGCTTGGTACTCTTGCTCCTTTAATGGCTGATCATATGGCGCGAGAAGAATGTTATTATTTAAAGAAATTGGCAGAAACAACCTCCTTGTCTCCTCCAACATGCGATCCAACAAAGCCACGTACAGAAGTGTAG
- a CDS encoding AAA family ATPase: MRPITLKMTAFGPYKHTETIDFNELQGNQLFVISGSTGAGKTTIFDGICFALYGSASGSDRSESRIMRSDFAEDNVHTAVELEFEIHNRTYRILRQMGHVKKGNKGSTGEKYEFYEKLIDREVPCVERQIVSEINVKVEEIIGLTQNQFIQIVMLPQGEFRKLLTSETENKEDILRKIFKTESYKMISERLKKKKTLAEEELKIEQRTTNSYIQNIDTSFPKRESTIFEVLAQDNYNIHQVISGLEEESTYYEEKIRQDHSKYEEAYQKHTSKSAEFHQAKSLNDRFDEWETKELKLHTLTEQLPLFEGKEKQLEKAERASVIEGIERHYRELQKEVLEKQQIWNAAVTSEAKAKVKLEQVNLQYNEEENKQEIREKLSESLVRLNDFLPIVKDMTSKESELQVLQREVAKLTANFQEIEQQVIAKNESVTVLKQDMDRLDHQLITYDDNLQQLTELHEQCRVLKEFLAIQQSMLALKAETNEKEQQCNAVQTQYKTLENEWFENQARVLAAHLHDGEACPVCGSVEHPNKNEQDQTVAPSKEQLEQVKSTLNRVDNDYRNAKAKQNAVMGQLSSKSEEVAKFGVSEEQADEVYKTLDGSRLKLDAEVSQMRKDKEKFRKIKQQHQEQTLMVQELEGKKVEIEKTHLEAQSTYEKSKAIFEDKLQSIPTEVRILSQLEQQIRESNERKISLENAWKAVQQQRQEVREQHSSSVLTIVHTEHAFQETKGKQDKADVAFSTALQSSDFESEEVYQQAKLRDSERDSLKEKIMEFKQARHTLIEQVADLAVKLANKTKVDLNDLNNELATLKLVYEKALQEVNQSNDYKKAASNLVTNIMASSKKAIVKEQQFNQITDLYDVIRGQNSLKISFERYLQIEYLEQIIVSANERLKNLSNGQFHLIRSERQESRGKQSGLGLDVYDAYTGQTRDVKTLSGGEKFNASLCLALGMADVIQSFQGNVSIDTMFIDEGFGSLDEESLNKSIDTLIDLQKSGRMIGVISHVQELKTAIPAILEVTKSKEGYSETRFIIK; encoded by the coding sequence ATGAGACCCATCACCTTAAAGATGACCGCTTTTGGTCCTTATAAACATACAGAAACAATTGATTTTAACGAGCTGCAGGGAAACCAGTTATTTGTAATATCAGGTAGCACAGGAGCTGGAAAAACAACTATTTTTGATGGAATCTGCTTTGCACTTTATGGGTCGGCAAGTGGCTCGGACCGCAGTGAATCACGGATTATGCGTAGTGACTTTGCAGAGGACAATGTCCATACAGCTGTAGAACTAGAATTCGAAATTCATAATAGGACGTATCGCATCCTTCGCCAAATGGGACATGTGAAAAAAGGCAATAAAGGATCGACCGGCGAAAAATATGAGTTTTATGAAAAACTAATAGACCGTGAAGTTCCGTGTGTTGAACGACAGATCGTCTCAGAAATTAATGTGAAAGTCGAAGAGATTATTGGACTAACGCAAAATCAGTTCATTCAAATTGTCATGCTTCCGCAAGGTGAATTTCGAAAATTACTAACTTCTGAGACAGAAAATAAAGAAGACATTTTGCGAAAAATCTTTAAAACAGAGTCCTATAAAATGATTAGTGAACGTCTTAAGAAAAAGAAAACACTTGCTGAAGAAGAACTGAAAATTGAGCAACGTACGACAAATAGTTACATTCAAAATATCGATACATCGTTTCCAAAACGGGAATCTACCATATTTGAGGTGCTTGCTCAAGATAACTACAATATTCATCAAGTCATTTCGGGATTAGAAGAAGAATCTACTTACTATGAAGAGAAAATCCGCCAAGATCACTCTAAATACGAAGAAGCTTACCAGAAACACACAAGCAAGTCAGCTGAGTTTCATCAAGCAAAAAGCTTAAATGACCGTTTTGATGAATGGGAAACGAAAGAACTGAAGTTGCACACTTTGACTGAGCAGTTACCTTTATTTGAAGGCAAAGAGAAGCAACTTGAAAAAGCAGAGCGTGCAAGTGTAATCGAAGGAATCGAACGACACTACAGAGAACTTCAAAAAGAAGTGCTTGAGAAGCAGCAGATTTGGAATGCAGCAGTTACTTCAGAGGCTAAAGCGAAGGTGAAGTTGGAACAGGTCAACCTTCAATATAATGAAGAAGAGAACAAGCAGGAAATTCGTGAAAAACTAAGCGAGTCGCTCGTCCGTTTGAATGATTTCTTGCCAATTGTGAAGGATATGACTTCGAAAGAGTCTGAGTTACAAGTATTACAACGTGAAGTGGCCAAGTTAACTGCAAACTTTCAGGAAATCGAGCAACAAGTAATCGCTAAAAATGAATCTGTTACTGTGTTGAAACAGGATATGGATAGACTTGATCATCAGTTAATTACTTATGATGATAATCTGCAACAATTAACCGAGTTACATGAGCAATGCAGGGTGTTAAAAGAGTTTCTTGCAATTCAGCAATCGATGCTAGCATTAAAAGCTGAGACAAATGAAAAAGAACAACAATGTAATGCGGTGCAAACACAGTACAAGACGCTTGAAAACGAGTGGTTTGAGAATCAAGCTCGCGTATTAGCGGCTCATTTACATGACGGAGAAGCATGTCCGGTATGTGGCAGTGTGGAGCATCCTAATAAGAACGAACAAGATCAAACAGTTGCTCCTTCTAAAGAACAGTTAGAACAAGTTAAATCGACATTAAATCGAGTGGACAATGATTATCGAAATGCAAAAGCAAAACAAAACGCTGTGATGGGGCAACTCTCGAGTAAAAGTGAAGAGGTAGCTAAATTCGGTGTTAGTGAAGAACAGGCTGATGAGGTTTATAAAACATTGGACGGGTCTCGATTAAAATTAGATGCTGAAGTCAGTCAAATGCGAAAAGATAAAGAAAAGTTTCGTAAAATAAAACAACAACATCAAGAACAAACTTTAATGGTGCAAGAGCTCGAAGGTAAAAAAGTTGAGATAGAGAAGACTCACCTAGAAGCGCAATCAACTTACGAAAAAAGCAAAGCGATTTTTGAAGACAAGCTACAATCGATTCCGACCGAAGTACGTATTTTATCGCAATTAGAACAACAAATTCGCGAGTCAAATGAACGGAAAATTAGTCTCGAGAATGCTTGGAAAGCGGTGCAACAGCAACGACAAGAAGTTAGAGAACAACATTCTTCTTCGGTGTTGACCATAGTTCACACTGAGCATGCTTTTCAAGAAACAAAGGGTAAACAAGATAAAGCGGATGTCGCATTTAGCACTGCACTCCAGTCCTCGGATTTTGAATCAGAAGAAGTTTACCAACAAGCTAAGTTAAGAGATTCAGAGAGAGATTCATTAAAAGAGAAAATAATGGAATTCAAACAAGCTCGACATACACTGATTGAACAAGTAGCTGACTTAGCAGTAAAACTTGCAAACAAAACGAAAGTCGATTTAAACGATCTGAACAACGAACTAGCTACTTTAAAGCTTGTATATGAAAAAGCTTTACAGGAAGTCAATCAATCAAATGATTACAAAAAAGCTGCGAGTAATCTAGTGACTAACATAATGGCCTCTAGCAAAAAAGCCATTGTGAAAGAACAACAGTTCAATCAAATAACCGACTTATATGATGTGATTAGAGGTCAAAATAGCTTGAAGATTTCATTTGAGCGATACTTGCAGATTGAATACCTCGAACAAATCATTGTTTCGGCAAATGAACGATTAAAGAACTTATCCAATGGACAATTCCATTTAATTCGAAGTGAACGCCAAGAATCAAGAGGGAAACAAAGTGGATTAGGATTAGACGTCTATGATGCTTATACCGGTCAAACACGCGATGTCAAAACGCTTTCCGGTGGAGAGAAATTTAACGCTTCATTGTGCCTGGCACTAGGCATGGCAGATGTCATTCAAAGCTTCCAAGGCAATGTTTCCATCGATACTATGTTTATTGATGAAGGATTTGGATCATTGGATGAAGAATCCTTGAATAAATCAATTGATACACTGATTGATCTTCAAAAATCAGGCCGTATGATTGGTGTCATTTCTCATGTTCAAGAATTAAAAACAGCCATTCCAGCGATTTTAGAAGTGACAAAATCAAAAGAAGGCTACAGCGAGACCAGATTTATTATTAAGTGA
- a CDS encoding exonuclease SbcCD subunit D, giving the protein MKIFHTADWHLGKLVQGVSMTDEQRFVLQQFTEAIAEEKPDAVIIAGDLYDRAVPPTDAVNLLDEVLETIVLKLKTPVIAVSGNHDSPGRLNFGSRMMKSNGLYITGQLKKDMEPIVIQDEFGEVHFHLVPYADPSQVRHVLEDEEIRTHDDAMKKMVAHIESTMDSSKRHVLVGHAFVTPHGEEEENTSDSERPLAIGGAEYVSASHFKNFHYTALGHLHQAHYVLNETVRYSGSPLKYSISEEHHQKGFHIVQMDEHGNVSIEKRLLTPNRDIRTVEGKMEDILLQEMNDDYVFVKLLDETPILFPMEKIRSVYPNAMHVERKLVSAKKDTEESTVGSRRKMDDLALFNAFYEEVKGVQASEETENIFKEVLQEFLLEQQEITSPDKKVGLKI; this is encoded by the coding sequence ATGAAAATATTTCACACTGCCGATTGGCATTTAGGAAAGCTTGTTCAAGGTGTTTCCATGACAGACGAACAACGATTTGTGTTGCAACAATTTACAGAAGCGATTGCTGAGGAAAAACCAGATGCAGTCATCATTGCGGGGGATTTATACGACAGAGCAGTGCCTCCAACAGACGCTGTAAATTTGTTAGATGAGGTACTTGAAACGATTGTCTTGAAATTAAAAACGCCAGTCATCGCGGTTTCTGGGAATCATGATAGCCCTGGTCGTTTGAATTTTGGTAGCCGAATGATGAAATCGAATGGTCTTTATATTACGGGTCAACTAAAGAAGGATATGGAACCAATTGTGATTCAAGATGAGTTTGGTGAGGTTCATTTCCATTTAGTGCCTTACGCTGACCCTTCTCAAGTTCGTCATGTATTAGAAGATGAAGAAATTCGTACGCATGATGATGCAATGAAGAAAATGGTCGCACATATTGAGTCCACAATGGATTCTTCTAAAAGACATGTGTTAGTAGGACACGCTTTTGTGACACCTCACGGGGAAGAAGAGGAGAACACGAGTGATTCGGAACGGCCGCTCGCAATTGGTGGTGCGGAGTATGTAAGTGCATCACATTTTAAAAACTTTCACTACACGGCACTTGGGCATTTGCATCAAGCACATTATGTATTGAATGAGACCGTCCGCTATTCGGGCTCTCCCTTAAAATATTCTATTTCAGAAGAGCATCATCAAAAAGGATTCCATATTGTTCAAATGGACGAGCATGGAAACGTCAGTATAGAAAAACGTTTACTGACACCAAATCGGGATATTCGCACGGTTGAAGGAAAAATGGAAGACATTTTACTTCAAGAGATGAATGACGATTATGTGTTTGTAAAACTGCTAGATGAAACGCCGATTTTATTTCCAATGGAAAAGATACGTTCTGTTTATCCAAATGCGATGCACGTAGAACGTAAACTAGTGTCTGCTAAGAAGGACACTGAAGAAAGCACGGTAGGATCACGTCGTAAAATGGACGACTTAGCGCTATTTAACGCCTTCTACGAAGAAGTAAAAGGGGTACAGGCATCTGAGGAAACAGAGAATATTTTTAAAGAAGTACTTCAAGAATTTTTACTTGAGCAACAGGAAATCACAAGCCCTGATAAGAAAGTAGGGCTAAAAATATGA
- a CDS encoding DUF2812 domain-containing protein: protein MTTKKWRPLWSYDTEKTEPWLSNLSSQGNRLISVNRFTRMFTFEQGPAEDVQFQVVYDKSRKTLSKVIMESNWEEVFYTGNWRFLKNDSKGVSIYPSREGLLKRNRIHFYVLAGLAMFCVMPFLMMFLLIWTLLTDINSVEPSPYWWITAVYFMSVISVLVLTIFTAIKLKAFERKYFNSAVDDNEVSGKTFTKWRFAWMYEPDKLEKWLSEMAAEGNHLIRVGKIGTNFIFEKGTPSHVSFVCDYQIKTTPSYADIHKSAGWQLKFTSPYSLTKHSLWSQEYAEGEDIPRFTYDDAEQKAQVRKVLLASTGVIMYTLAIIFIYLWMGQSFERQVGWNVHSFIEWAMIISLLSPLMIMIKTFNYAIRMRSVN, encoded by the coding sequence ATGACGACAAAGAAGTGGAGACCGTTGTGGAGTTATGATACCGAGAAGACAGAGCCTTGGTTATCGAATCTCTCATCGCAAGGGAATCGGTTAATTAGCGTCAATCGGTTTACTCGAATGTTTACATTTGAACAAGGTCCTGCTGAGGATGTTCAATTTCAAGTTGTTTATGATAAATCCAGAAAAACCTTGTCTAAAGTTATAATGGAATCAAACTGGGAAGAGGTATTCTATACAGGCAACTGGAGATTCTTGAAGAACGACAGTAAAGGAGTCTCCATATATCCTTCACGTGAAGGACTTCTGAAGAGGAACCGGATTCACTTCTATGTCCTGGCAGGGCTAGCAATGTTCTGTGTAATGCCATTCCTTATGATGTTTCTTCTAATCTGGACCTTACTAACAGATATTAATTCTGTTGAACCAAGTCCTTACTGGTGGATTACAGCCGTTTATTTCATGTCGGTAATATCCGTTCTCGTGCTTACTATTTTTACTGCAATTAAGTTAAAGGCGTTTGAACGGAAATACTTCAATTCTGCTGTAGATGATAATGAAGTGTCAGGAAAAACATTTACAAAGTGGAGATTTGCATGGATGTATGAGCCAGACAAGTTGGAAAAATGGCTATCTGAAATGGCTGCTGAAGGTAACCATTTGATTCGAGTAGGAAAAATCGGTACCAATTTCATTTTTGAAAAAGGAACACCAAGTCATGTTTCCTTTGTTTGCGATTATCAAATCAAAACGACACCGTCTTATGCCGATATTCATAAAAGTGCTGGATGGCAACTGAAATTCACTTCACCGTATTCGTTGACCAAGCACTCTTTATGGTCTCAAGAGTATGCAGAGGGAGAAGATATCCCGAGATTTACATATGATGATGCGGAGCAGAAAGCGCAAGTTCGAAAAGTTTTGTTAGCAAGTACAGGAGTGATTATGTACACGCTTGCAATTATATTCATTTATTTATGGATGGGACAATCATTCGAACGACAAGTCGGTTGGAATGTCCATTCGTTCATTGAGTGGGCAATGATTATCTCGCTCCTGTCTCCACTAATGATCATGATTAAAACGTTCAATTATGCCATAAGAATGCGCTCAGTGAATTAA
- a CDS encoding PadR family transcriptional regulator, whose product MKIEKILKTYIPMTETAFYILLSLTIPRHGYGIIKHVEELTKGRLVLGSGTIYGTLTKMQRDEIITVYADEKRKTIYEITDVGKELMRHEVNRLKELHASALMYEGEFK is encoded by the coding sequence TTGAAAATCGAAAAAATATTAAAAACATATATTCCAATGACAGAGACAGCATTCTATATTTTATTGTCTTTAACAATACCCCGCCATGGTTACGGCATTATTAAACATGTAGAAGAATTAACTAAGGGACGTCTAGTTCTTGGATCGGGAACAATTTACGGTACATTAACGAAAATGCAGCGTGATGAAATTATAACGGTCTATGCAGATGAAAAGAGAAAAACAATTTATGAGATTACAGATGTAGGAAAAGAATTAATGCGCCATGAGGTAAACAGATTAAAAGAATTGCATGCGAGTGCTTTGATGTATGAGGGGGAATTCAAATGA
- a CDS encoding LysE family transporter — protein sequence MNSIITYIFLGISLAAPLGPVKAMLLNTGIKNGFFHAWLFSFGALATDILYMVLVYFGVAQFIDTPFMKTLLWSFGCFVLTYTGIENLLSLNKINIDLNFTKYLRLRHSLISGFLMALLNPITILFWLGIYGSILVKSTESVTGIQIIVSSLAILVGIMLWDFILSFVSGKARKFLSTKLLKMVSLLSSISMIGFGIYFGVQAYHSLF from the coding sequence ATGAATTCAATTATTACATATATTTTCTTGGGTATTTCGTTAGCTGCACCACTTGGTCCTGTTAAAGCCATGCTTCTAAATACTGGGATTAAAAACGGTTTTTTTCATGCCTGGTTATTTAGTTTCGGTGCTTTAGCAACCGATATATTGTATATGGTTTTAGTTTATTTTGGTGTTGCACAGTTTATTGATACTCCTTTTATGAAAACACTCCTTTGGTCTTTTGGTTGTTTTGTTCTTACATATACGGGGATTGAAAACTTGCTCTCATTAAATAAAATAAATATAGACCTTAATTTCACTAAGTATCTTCGTCTTAGACATTCATTAATATCAGGGTTCTTAATGGCATTATTAAATCCAATTACTATTCTCTTTTGGTTAGGAATTTATGGTTCTATTCTCGTTAAGTCAACCGAAAGTGTTACAGGAATTCAAATAATTGTATCAAGCTTAGCTATCTTGGTTGGAATCATGTTATGGGATTTTATATTATCTTTTGTATCGGGTAAAGCTCGTAAATTTTTATCCACTAAACTTTTAAAAATGGTCTCTCTCCTCTCTTCAATTTCTATGATTGGATTTGGTATTTACTTTGGAGTTCAAGCCTATCACTCTCTATTTTAA